The Porites lutea chromosome 11, jaPorLute2.1, whole genome shotgun sequence genome includes a region encoding these proteins:
- the LOC140952673 gene encoding uncharacterized protein isoform X1 — protein MASARDQKNFLNQLMATMGILPSLETEKNREHSLAVFQLAARSNGRSVCFSTSHFQGNHVPNEENIAVRSSRKQPTENPA, from the exons ATGGCGTCTGCCCGGGACCAAAAAAACTTCCTCAATCAGTTAATGGCAACTATGGGCATTCTACCCAGCTTGGAGACGGAAAAG aaccgTGAGCATTCTTTGGCTGTGTTTCAGCTGGCAGCACGATCAAATGGACGGAGTGTATGTTTCTCCACATCGCATTTTCAG GGAAACCACGTACCAAATGAAGAAAACATTGCTGTCAGGTCCTCAAGGAAACAGCCGACTGAAAATCCAGCTTAA